DNA from Malus sylvestris chromosome 11, drMalSylv7.2, whole genome shotgun sequence:
TGGAAACtattgttttatatgaattaggTTTTTCACTAAATTAATAAAGATCAAATCTTTGTGGTTCTTTGTTGTTTATCTCAACCTTGCTTCGCCTGCAGCCGCTTGAAGATGACGTGGTCCTGATAGTTGGTCACTTCGGCGACAGTTCCGAACAAAGGATTCGGTTCCCAAGCTCCGACGATTGTCTGTGGCAAAGAGAATTCAGGAAGAGTGGAAGATCCTGGAGAAGGATTTGCCAGGCgagttcttttgtttttttattttgaatttcctTTTAAATAACTGTTTTGAATTAATGGTAGTGAAGTTTTCCCATACTTAGCCTATTCATTTTTATCAAATATTTAGCACCGACTATTTCATAATGCTGTCTGCGTTTCGAAAACGTGTTTTTAAGGTACCTTTAACTCCTAATTGCCATTTGGCATTCAATATACTCAAATGCTTGCTGGGGTTTACCCTTTTGAGCATTTTATTACGTTTCTTCTTGCTCTCTGACTGAAAATTTTAAATGCTATAGGTGAATGCAAACGTTGCAAAACCCGGTCTAAAAAACGGACGAAAGCCAGCATTTCGACTTGCTGCTGCAATACACAGGTGTATTGAAAACTTTCCCAAATCCTCTGTGCTTACACAATTATACATGTGTATATATGTACAGCTTTATACATGCATTTGTGGAAATACATACGTTGGAGCCTGGTTTTTGTTTTAGATTTATATGCTGGTTGTCAGGTTCTGCCTATGTAAAGTTTAtgtctttaattttaatttttttttgaagtagCTCATGTTTGCTTACCCGGCGGTGGTTATTCTAATTTAGTGGTTAAAAATGGAAATTTCACTCGCAGTAAGGGATTAATTGAGGTTCATGCATGCATCCTTGGTGTAAATTTGAGAGATGGAATAATATATGTGTGTAAAGTCCCttctttcagttttttattGCATTGTCTAGGTGGTGAATTGCACGGAAAATGGGGGAAGAGAGGGgtacaatttatttaatttgagcAAAACAATGACATTTAAGTTTAGTTGGTTAGTGAGGATTAGAGTCAATAAGGCGCCATCTGTCTTTATCTGAAATCTGAATTCGTTGAATGATGAATGAGGTTGTAGTGTGAGAGAAATTGAGAAAGTAAAGAAAAGATGGAAGATGAAGCTACAAATATATGACAAACAATAGTGATAGATCAATTCATCTATGTTGGTGTATTAAACTTGGTCAAGCAAGccttttgtttttattgggATATAGTTTGGTACTTTCGTACTAATTTCCATAGTTTATAATAGTTAACCAACCAAAGGTGCtttcttttcattattttccAATATATTTTAGCCAGTTGACAATCTTAAAAGATTTACTTAGACAGACAACAAATCTGTGTATTATACACATACCTAAGATATAATGCTAGATGTCTTTTTATAGTTGTCtcatattatataaaaaaaaattaagtactCTCTCTGTGCATGAATTTGaaactttttataatttctaGAAAGAGAGACAATGCAATTGCGTTTTATTGTTAGAGAAAAAGATGTGTCAGCTTGGGTTTGACTGATTAATGGGATTTCACTCAATTAGACCAAATTGATTTGATGTTTTTGTATTTGAAGTTGAGGAGTCAGATTGGTGGGAAGCAATTCAGTGGCACGTCGTCTTCTAACTGGGTCGTCGTCGTCTTCTTTCTTCACTTATGAGTTTTTCGGGTTGAAGGAGTCATCTGCTTCTTCTGGGATTTTCGGGGCCATATTTGCGCCTTCTTCTGGTGTCGTTTATTGGTAAGTTCTAAAACCTTTGTAGACCTCATGTTCATTTCAGATTTTTGTATCAATCTTTGTACTATAATGGAATTGCAAATCAAGTATATCTTAGATTCTTAGTTGCATACTCACCTTCTCACAACTATTATAATGTCTCTTGACCGgatgaatttttataatttcctgGATCTACGGTAACAATGCTTTCTATCCTTTTTGTTCGTTTATGAttatattgaattttttaaGGTTAAATGTGTCTTATTCATGTAGTTAAGGCTGGTGCATTCAAGTCCCGCAGCAACGCACCAGGGTCCAGATTCATCATCTAATGAGCCCATAAGTCCATTTGGTCGCGGTAGGCTAATGAAATGGCTGGCCTGACCTGGGATCCAACCTAGTACGAAATGGCTGACCCAATCTAATGAGATGAACCACACCTCAACGGGCATCAAAAGGTTGTCGAACCACACCTCAAACCCGAAATCAGATCCTATCTGAATCTTGCAGTACAAAATCGACAAACCGAGATATTCAAACCGTtcaagagagaggagagagagatttggaccCCTTATGTGATGTGGGCCAATAGGATAGGTTAATGGAGGCCATATGATTTAAAATAAGTGCGTCCGGATCTCTGTGTCCGTTTGCGCCAGATTGTGAGATTTGGACCCCTTATGTGATGTGGGCCAATAGGATAGGTTAATGGAGGCCATATGATTTAAAATAAGTGCGTCCGGATCTCTGTGTCCGTTTGCGCCAGATTGTGACATTCGGAGAGGATCTCGATTCCTCAACCCTGTGATTATCTCAACTCGGCCTCGGGTGTTTTACCCCAACGATGTATATCATACATTAAAAACTTCAGTTAGTACATAGTTTTTTGTGAATACATAAATGGAGACTTTGTCGTCTCTTATCACTTGAAGACTTAGTCGTCTTTGTTTGGTCATGGAGGTCTGTTTTCAGATTTGACACCACCTGTATCCGTCCGCAATCTGTATTtacatttcaaattttctttgtgAGCCCCATTGTTGAATTTTGACTGGTGGACTTGAATGGCCGGCAGATGCGTGAGTCATGCTCGCATTTACTAGTCTTTTTGGTTTGGaacattcatatatattatatattatatactgaAACCAAGAATCTCGAGTGTAGTGATAAATGTTCTTAActatttagggtttaggtaagTGCTTAAGTATTTAAAAAGTCATTTGCTGGTTTGGAACATTTTTTGGTTTCGACGTTTATAAGTGCTTAAGTAAGTAGAATCATAAAATGGACGAGGGACGAGAATGGGATAAAAAGAAATTGGAGAGAGACAAGTTAGCAGGCCATTACTAATTACATCAATATTGCTTCAACTTGCAACATTACAAAGAGTTGAGAAAGACAGTAAGTTATATCACAAAAAATCTCAATGTCATTATGTATAAAACTAttcattatattatttttttcagagTGCAATCTTGTATTTTGAACAATGATTAAATGTGTAATTTGACCACGATATGAGTAGATTCGGAGAAATTTTTGTGTAGGCCCGGAGAAATTTTTGTGTGTGACCGTAGCGAGGTCTGAGGTCACGTCGTGGCTGATGGGTCACACGGACTTCAAAAAATGGGGTAGACGCCTTTAATTCCAGAAAACAACTTAGAAAATGACAGGCATGGAGATTAGTCAAGTCTAAACCATTGTGCACGCACATTTACTTGAAGAGATAGCAGGGAGGGAACCAATGCTTTATTAAGAACTATAACTAATCAATAAGGCTAAGTTGAAAAATTGGTGCTTTTGCAATGGCAGTGGAATCAGTATTATTCAGTACCTCTATCTTTGTTAATGTTGTCTTAAGTTCTGCTCTCTGTCTcggttttttcttcattttccggAAGAAACCTGCAAGACCTAGTACCGATATTGTTTTGGACTCGAATTTGCGCTCTTTTAGCTATGAAGAGCTACAAGAAGCTACAAATGGATTCAAGGAAGAATTAGGAAGGGGTGCTTTCGGAGTGGTTTTCAAAGGGGTGATGCAAATTGGTTCTGGTGTCGAAGTGGCGGTGAAGAAGCTAAACAGTGTTATGGCAGATGTCGAGAAGGAGTTTAAAACAGAAGTGAATGTAATTGGTCAGACGCATCACAAGAATCTGGTTCGTCTTTTTGGATATTGTGACGAGGGGCAACAGAGATTACTAGTTTATGAGTTCTTGAGCAATGGCACATTGGCGAGCTTTCTTTTTTCTGATATCAAACCGAGTTGGAGACAGCGAATTGAAATCGCTTATGGCGTTGCGAAGGGGCTTTTGTACTTGCATGAAGAGTGCCGCACGCAGATTATCCATTGTGACATAAAGCCGCAGAACATACTTCTCGATGATTATTACACCCCTCTGATATCTGATTTTGGATTGGCAAAACTTTTGCTGATGAATCAGAGCCAGACTCTTACCGCCATCCGAGGAACAAGAGGTTATGTTGCACCTGAGTGGTTCAGGAGCTTGCCAATCACCACCAAAGTTGATGTATACAGCTTTGGTGTTCTGCTGCTGGAGATCATTTGTTGTAGGAGAAGCGTTGACAATGAAGGTAACTGTGTAGAGAAAGCAATTTTAACGTACTGGGTTTATGATTGCTACATTGAAGGAGAACTAGATGCTGTTGTAGATCATGAAGTCGAGGCCTTGGGTGATCGAACGACACTGGAAAAGTTCGTGATGGTTGCGATTTGGTGTACTCAAGAAGATCCGTCTCTTAGGCCTACTATGATGAAGGTTGTGCAGATGCTTGAAGGAGTTGCCGAAGTGCCTGTTCCGCCATGTCCATCCCCATATACCAGATAAGGTTGAACCGCTGTTGTATTTATTGTCACAGTAGTAGCTAGCTTGTTTCCTGCTTATCAATCTTTTTTTAGTTTAACAATTTGTGGTTTTGTAATGTGATGATTTGTTACGAAAACATTTCCGTTTGCTTAATCTATTGCTGCTGATGAAGTTTGTGGTTTATCTTGTACGGATTGGAATAATCACCGCCCTTGCTACTCCCTAGTTTGTGGTTTATCTTGTAATGTGATGATTTGTTACGAAAACATTTCCGTTTGCTTAATCTATTGCTGCTGATGAAGTTTGTGGTTTATCTTGTACGGATTGGAATAATCACCGCCCTTGCTACTCCCTAGTTTGTGGTTTATCTTGTAATGTGATGATTTGTTACGAAAACATTTTCGTTTGCTTAATCTATTGCTGCTGATGAAGTTTGTGGTTTATCTTGTACGCATTGGAATTATCGCTGCCCTCACTACTCCGTGTTCTTTGTAGAGAGGGTGGCGGCGAATTAGGTTCCTTTTTATCGGCAAATACTTGTTCAGTATAGTTTTCATCCACGCTACAAACTTCATTCACATTGGAAAGAGTAGCAGACTCTCAAATTCAAAATGAAAACCGCTGCAGTCTCATTACACGAAATTGCAGCTGGATATTACTCCTAATTCCTTCCGTTCATCGTCCCCCTCAGACAGTTTTTTTATATCTTCACTCTGATTTGGTTTTGTTGCTACCAGTTTGCTTCTACTCTACGTAAGCAGATAAACCTTGCTTCATTAAAATCCTCCTAAAAAGAACAGATGAATTGCCCTTATCTCAACACTGCTTCTATAAATTGCCCTTTGTACTAGGTTTTTAGAGACGGTCCAGTGGCCCACTACTAATTACCATCAATACTGACCTTAACTTAACCACATGTGCAATTCAATAGGTGTGGTTTTATACAAAATTAAGGCCTCAAAGCAATTAGTagtccaaattttctatatagAGGATTTAAACTTCATCAAGTTTCCGATGTGGCCATGTGGGACATGCTTCAACACATTTAATtggtataaacagaaaatacACTTCTTTGTGTGTTTTGGAAAAAAGGCTGGTTTCTCCATAATCTAGACATCTTGGAGTCCCAAGTACGAATTCGTGCCATCAGCTGCTTTGAAGTGGAAGAGTATTTTTCCTGTTGGCGGAGTGACTTCCATTGGAAGTCAGAACCGAGTTATAGTGTCGAAGAAGAAGACTTGAAGGCTCTCCAGACTTTCCCATAAAAGTATGCATCTAAGACCTGCCAAAACGTACTTTTCTGAAATTTTCTAGGCCAAGAAAATCTCTAAAACGTGCGTACCACCTGACTGATGCGTTATCTAGTCAAAGTAGGATTTATACAGTACTCTTTTTATTTGgatttccttttatgtttaagGTTTTGTTTTGCATGGGATAGTTGTCTAAACCCTAAAACTGAAATTTAAATACGACCGGCAAAAGGACATACAAGAGAGAAGTCGAGGACGGGAGAGTAATTGGGAGTTTTGGAAGAGTGCTGGTGGCTTACATCTAAgcaataaaggatatgtatgatggaatAAGGAAGTAATAAGAActcatgaatgaaaaattgaaagctttcccataatcATAGAGTTGCACCAAGGCTGAGCTTTAAgttcttacctttttgcattagTAATGGAAGAGTTAACGAgatatattcaagatgatatatcttggtgtatgcttttagCAGATGATATAGTCCTAATGGATGAAATGCAAGAAGGAGAAAATGTGAAGATTAACCTTTGGTGGGATGTGTTGGTATCTataggtcttcgcctaagtagGTCAAAGATAGAGTATATGGAGTGTAAGTTCGTGGGAATGGGGGTTCAAATGAGTAGGGGCGAGGATTGGAGATCAGAAAGTTCAAAGGGTGAGTGCTTTCATTATCtcggatctatcttgcaaaagaacgaagaATTGGATGAAGATCTCAACCACATAATACAAGCTGAacggatgaagtggaagagtgcatcggGTGTGTCGTGCAATGGTCGTATGCCGCCAAatctcaaggaaaaattttataggatagCAATAAGGTCAACAATGGTTTagggcacaaaatgttgggtggTCAAAAAATAACACATGCAAAAAATAGTATCCGAaaatatccgaggtaaagtagcaGTGGCGGCAATTAAAGataatatgagagaaaatcagttaagGTGGTTTGGGCACGTAAACTGAGGACCTACAcatgctccggttcgaagatgcgAGTATGAGATGGAGGCTCGAGTCCAAAGGGGTAGAGAAAGACCTACGAAGACTTGGCAATAgattttaagaaaatatatgGAATACTTGGTGTTAACGGAAGACTTGATGCAAAACATTGAGCATTCTAAGATTCATACAGCTGACCCTACTTAATGGGATAAGGGttagttgttgttgttgtgtggAAGAGTGCGGCAAAGTCATTcagtttttgttatttttctctTATGCTTTTGCTTTAAGCGATTTTTTCCTAAAACCCTTCAAAGCATCAGTTAGCTCCTCAAAGAACAGCCTACCTACTATTAGTATTATTTTTAGCCTTCCTTTTTAGGATATTCTCAAAATGCAACAGCCAAAGAGAAAGCCATGTCGTTGGGCAACTTCCATAACCCGCCATGAACCAGTTTATTTATGTTACAATGGTGATTTCCAAATCAGGTTAGATACAGATccccttaggccatctccaatgatGGTTGGctagatggctcgttttagccatctggtcctccaagatattaatattttaatgaacagtacatgaccatatttgcctccgtctccaaccgagggccatagggctcattttagccctgtcacaaaaaaccgtcttcaaccgatggccaaagggccaaacataatttattatataaatttaaaaactacaacaacttaaattcaaaggcccaaaaaacctataaaaaaaattaggactATATCATCTGCTAAAAaacctataaaaaaaatttcaaatgcaacggctagcgtcagctagccgttgcatttgaatttttttcttaagcattcatgtcggttataaccgacaggaaagATGATTTTTCTGGCCAGCCTAGGGCTGGCTGGCTAGCTAGAAGTGGCCAGCCCTCTAGccttgacacgccccgatcccgatatccTCAGGATATCAGGAtggtcacgtgctggccgacacccgagggtgacgaaagccatttattgagtgcaattgCTGAAAATAAAGGATAGATAAAACTTATAAATGTAAAAGAATaaggaatatgcatttaaggaacgtgttcagagcatacaactaactagaacactaaaagaatgatataaaatggaatgaataaaagaatgagtcccacaccaagaggactcgaagatgccgatgcggaagtgccttgattgtcgggattgtacgcctcgatcctaaatcctgaagggggcgcaaaacaaacatgagtggaccaagttgatatatatataataaaacagttatcaatatactaacccccaggtttatgaaaacaaatatataatgatgaacataggttttccgaaacctagcatgatgtgcagtatctcaaatcataactcatatataataatcactagtgaattgtccgataacctgcaggccccatgccggctccccgtctctgagcagacagtcagaggaaaatacacttcaggccccatgccggctccccgtccctgtgctaaatagccagaggaaacacactccaggccctatgccaacaccaaaccgtcgcccgggacggaccgaaatctatccctacgtcccgtagcggaaaggaccactaggtaagtacaaaaccattgaacatacatatattgaaaaacaacttcatagtataaagtcatccatcatctatactataaagaggtgttcgaaacatgttctaaatatcatatcgtcatccatcagatattctataagaacacgggttataggaaaaatagtaataatttaaggtagcctcagtaagcatgttatctcaaaacgtttcataaaacgtaatcattaaatcatgcatttcatgtatgcatttctactattaaaacatgcttttgaaggggtccactcacagtacttagccgccgaagagccacgcaaactaacgtcaccaataattgcccctaagcacataaagggtccaattaataaaactatataatagcaattgaatttgggaaaacggacgttggaaacggattcagaacgtcgaattaccctaagaagggtcccggacgaaaacccgaaaagtcaactcTAAAGTCAATGTTAACCGGAggtcaacggtcaaattaggtctaacgggttttaggcttgaaatccggattagggtttaggttaaataggattaggatTTATTGGGTTTTGAATTTAGGGTTCTAaggttaaaagggtttagggttaaaaTGGGTGGTTTGGATTTCtaaggttttgggttaaaatggtTTAGGGTTAGGAAAGGGGTTTGGGTTTAAGCCCAAACACATACATATAGCCCAAACACATACATATactataaacacacacacacacacacacacacacactacacaagGCCCTAAGGCCTCCTAACAGAAATCAGGGCTTTAAGCCCTTGGTTGAAAACCGGCCCAAGGCCAACCAAAACTAGGGCCCAAGCCCTTTGggttttaaaaacatataaactaaaaataaaaactgaatggGTTAGGGTACTGGGCTAAGGCaacacgggcctaaggcccgaggGAGAGGGAAAGGCCGGATGGCCTGGGTTTGTCGAAGGAGAAGGTCGGAATTTCGGCCGGGAAACCACCCAACTTTAaatggccataactttgtcaatactcaacgaaatcaagcaagacaaaaatgaaagttgtagcccttgaagagacgaagagaatggtacctcacacgacgtctaactcgccgtggtttggccggaaaatgccttgaaagccgtcggactcgccggaaactgggtaagattcaaatgagtataacttcttcaatactcaacgaaattaagtgaaacaaaaaggaaagttgtagtactcgacgagacgaagagattgataccttacacgccggccaactcgccgtggtttggccggaaatggccTCGAAAGGGGCGGTGCTCGCCGGAGCTTACTCCGTGTCGTCGAACTCGCAGGGTAGGGTCCGGGGTTCGTTGCGAGCCTCTCTTCGATGGTGACTCGGTCCTAGTGAGTccaggggaagagagagatgcgAGAGGTTGAGGGAGAGAGGTACGGGATAGCTGAGAGGGAGAGAGCTAAGGGAGAGTTACGGGGGAGAGagacgaagaagaaggaagagagagatgggaggCTGGGGACAGAAATCAGGGGTGGGTCCCCCttggctcaccaattaagactaacaatatttaaaaaaatgggGTGGGGTGTTTCAATCTACCAcccttataaaaaaatttcgtcctcgaaatttaaaaCAACATACTACACCGAAAATACTtgaaaataggaagaagaataatatatatatatatatgtaacgaAGAGATCAGGTAAGAGCGGTTTCACAAAAGAGAAAATGCCACGCCGTCGCGATCGGCTGCAATGATTCCATCTTTCATGCCTCCAGgctcaaacttttttttttccatcagTGTAAAAATAGAACACATactttaataaaatataaagttgAAAACACAAAATAGCTTAAGGCCAGATAACGTCAAAATAGATATGTACTAACATATAGTTCAAAAACTCGAATCAACTTAAAAATGAAAACAGAAATACTTTTCCAAAAACATTTGTAACGCCAAAACAATTAACTAGAGtaaagggagttcaaaatactTATACTGAAAATCAAAACTGAAAAATGAGAGTGGGTCTCGCCCAAGAATTCGAaatgtcatatattccgagAATAGATGTGCCTTTAGGTCGAGTCCCAAGAAATACAAATTCTGAATCTGCATCAGCTGCTGTAGACGAATCTTcttgcccacttgcttaacgaacccaccaaataagttatcgatatcacagtctgcagcccgcaatatcGACCTCACATTTGTTGTCTCGATAGGCAAGTAGTAATTTCTCAAATGGTGTACAATTTCACATATCGTAGGATCGATCCTCCAAATACAAGTTCGCAAGACTTTTCAGTCAACCAGTGTTTTCCATGAAAAACTATCGTACCAGGTCGTAAAAAGTACCATACACCAAAccgaacaaaacagaaactgtCGTCGTAACACTCTATCCAGCACCAAGCATCCTATCCTCCTCAGTTCTTCCAAATGTGACCAACTACTTCAGAATTTCACCAGTAAGGAACCCATTTGAAAATTGTACCTTGGGATTCAAGAGAAGTGGCTACCATGTTAGTAGTAGACCCAAAAGCTCAAATCAAGCAAGCAGAAAACGAGAAGTCATCTTCCTCAACACGCAGTATCTCTTACGAACTGTTGTAGTGCTCAATCCACCTCTCCATTTTTGCTTAGTTGCAGATTTCAAGTCAAACAAGATCAAAGTTGGTGGAAAGAAGAACGACTCGCAAATGGTCATCCTAACAACCAAAGACAACACGCACATTTCGAGAGAAGTGTAAAGATTATCCAATTCTCGCTTCGATCGTCCTGTAGTGCCATCTCAGAATGCACCAAACAGATCTGCTAGAAATGTTTTAACAACCACGTACTCACAATAATAAGGTTCAGAAATGAAGCAGTGGAAATATGCGTCGAGACGAACACATATAGTTGGAAAATAACCAATGTGATGCCTATGAATTCTAGTAAGATGGTGATACAATATGCTGACCTTCTGCACCAAAATCTTCACCAGTCTCTTACCAAAATACAGCTTAAACCTCATACCCACATGGAATTCTTTATGGTAAGTCTGGTAAGCTTGTGAAAAGATTATGCTCCCAACATTCATGTCCGAATCAACACGAACTGGGTGCCCACTTTCACCgaaacgatcgattgtgaatttctCACTGGTTAGGCGAGAAACCATgtcgagaaggctaaaagaatactcaagaatttgaggatcaaaacaagtccataaAAAGATAGATTACAAGAAATCAGGATTTGAACCAGAAACCACGCCAAGAACAAGCTCATATTGTTCCGGCATGATTCAATTTTTACATTGAGAAACCAACAAGCGAAGGAAGATAAAGATGCAGAAATAGAGTCATTGTTTCTGATTATTTTGCAAATCATCACAGTATGGTCAACTGGTTCTTAGCCAAAAGGAAATAGGGCTAAGCTCAAGGATAGTTAAGAACTGATAATAAGATTTGACGAGGTCAAAAACATTACGAGATTCA
Protein-coding regions in this window:
- the LOC126589257 gene encoding G-type lectin S-receptor-like serine/threonine-protein kinase RLK1 — its product is MAVESVLFSTSIFVNVVLSSALCLGFFFIFRKKPARPSTDIVLDSNLRSFSYEELQEATNGFKEELGRGAFGVVFKGVMQIGSGVEVAVKKLNSVMADVEKEFKTEVNVIGQTHHKNLVRLFGYCDEGQQRLLVYEFLSNGTLASFLFSDIKPSWRQRIEIAYGVAKGLLYLHEECRTQIIHCDIKPQNILLDDYYTPLISDFGLAKLLLMNQSQTLTAIRGTRGYVAPEWFRSLPITTKVDVYSFGVLLLEIICCRRSVDNEGNCVEKAILTYWVYDCYIEGELDAVVDHEVEALGDRTTLEKFVMVAIWCTQEDPSLRPTMMKVVQMLEGVAEVPVPPCPSPYTR